A stretch of DNA from Brevibacterium ihuae:
GGAGCCCGGGGTCCGCGGTGGGAACGCCGGCGGCGAGCGCCTCCTGGTGGGCGGCGAAGAGCGTCCGGCCGTCGGGCAGGAGCGCACCGAGCACCGGCTGCAGGGAGTCGACGAGGTGCCGCGCGAGCGCCGGGAGCTCCGCGGAGTGCCCGCCCCCGGCGTCCGGCCCGAAGGACTCGGCGAGGAACGTCTCGACCCCTGAGAGGCGCGCGGCGTGGACGGTCTCCGGTGCCGCGGCGTCCCAGCAGTCCGGGACGAACTTCCGGATGGCGGCGGGGTTGAAGCTGTAGAAGGTCGCCGCGACCACCGAGGCCGGCACCCGTCCGAGCGGAGCCGCCCGGCCGGCGAAGTAGATCGCCGAGGGGTGCGTCACCCCGGTGCCCGCGATCGCCTCGGCGACCGGGCGGGCGAAGTAGGTGGCCGAATGGACGGATTCGAGGCGCTTCGTCAGGCGCCGGATGAGTTCACGACGATGTGCATCAACCATGGCCCCACCCTACCGAGGTGTGACCGCCGTCACCAGGGCGCTTGCCGGGGATCCGTCCGCCGCCGGGGCGTGCCGCAGGCGATCGCCCGCTCGCGGTCCCCGGAGAACTGATCGTACAGAGAGATTTCACCTGTTCGGCACGAGCGCGCCACCGTCCGCACCGCCGACGGTCCGATGCTGTGTCCATGACCGTCCTGCCCCCCCGCACCCGGACCGGATTCCCCGCCGCACCCAGCACGCAGGCGGGTCCCGCCGACCTGGAGATCCCGCTCGGACGCCGCAGCCGCCTCTATCGTGCGTTCGAGATCCTGCCCGGGGTCGTGAGCATCGCCGCGATCGTCCTCGTGTTCGTCGTGCCGTTCATCTCGCCGCGGGCCGGCGCGGTCTACGTCCTGTGCGTCGTGGGCGTGATGTTCCTCCGTGCGATCCGCGGCTCGGTCGACCTCGCCCGCGGCTACGGGCGGTTCCGCACCTCGGCCCGCGTGGACTGGGCGGCCCGGCTCCGCGACATCGCGTGCGCCCTCGAGGGCCGCCGGGTGCCGGCGAGCCCGCCGCACGCGTTCCGCGCCGACCGCCACCGCGCACTCCTCACCCAGGTCGCGGAGCATCCGGGGCGTTACCCCCACCCGACATCGCTCGTCCATGCCGTCGTCGTCGCCGCGTACAACGAGTCGTACTCGGTCATCGCCCCGACGCTGCGGACCCTGGCGTGGAGCACCACCCCGGGTTCGCAGATGTGGATCGTGTTCGCCTACGAAGAGCGGGGCGGGGCGGAGATGGAGCGCACCGCACAGCGGCTGCGCGCAGAGTTCGGGCACCGCTTCGCGGCCTTCGAGCTCGTCCGGCACCCGCGGGACCTGCCCGGTGAGATCGCGGGCAAGGGTGCGAACATCACGTACGCCGGTCAGCATCTGCAGGCGCTCGCGGTGCGGCGCGGAGTCGCCGCGGAGTCCGTGCTCGTCACCACCCTCGACTGCGACAACAAGCCCTACGAGAGCTACTTCGACTACGTCGCCTACGAATACATCACCTGTCTCGAGCGGAAGCGGCGTTCCTTCCAGCCGATCAGCCTCTATCTCAGCAACATCTGGGATGCGCCGGCCGTGACCCGCGTCATCGCCTCGGCCAACTGCTTCTGGAATCTCACCTGCACCGTGCGGCCGTTCGCACTGCGGAACTTCGCCTCGCACACGCAGCCTCTCGATGCGCTCATCGAGATGGGGTTCTGGTCCACCCGCACGATCGTCGAGGACGGCCACCAGTTCTGGCGCTCGTACTTCCACTTCGAGGGCGACTACTCCGTCGTGCCGATCCACGTCCCGATCTACCAGGACGCGGTCATGGCCGGCGGTCTGCGGGACACCATGGTCGCCCAGTTCCGGCAGCTGAGCCGCTGGTCCTACGGCGCCTCCGACGTCGCCTACGTGGCCGCAGGCGTGTTCGGCGCACAGCGCCGGGTCCCGCTGCTGCGGAGCACGCTCCACTTCCTCACCCTGCTCGAGGGCCACGTGACGCTCGCCTGCGTGTCGGTGATCATCGCGCTCGGCGGCTGGACCCCGTTCCTCATCATGCACCGGACCGGGGGCGCCGATGCGCTCGTGAGCCAGATGCCCTTCCTCGTCGGGCTGATCCAGCAGATCGCCATGATCAGCCTGCTCATCTCGCTCGTCGTGTTCTGGAACCTTCTGCCGCCGCGGCCCGTGCGCTACGGGCGGGGGCGGAGCTTCGCGATGCTCGCGCAGTGGCTCCTCTACCCCGCGACGATCCTCGGCTACAACGCGACCACCGCGCTGTACTCGCAGACCCGGCTGCTGCTGGGCCGGTACCGGGAGCGCTTCGAGGTCACCGAGAAGGTCGCCGGAGCCGGCGGCGGGATCTCCCGGGACGGGTCGGTGCGGCTGGGTACAGTGGGGCTGTGCGCGATGCCCGATACCATCTCTTCCTCGTCCTCGCCAACGCGTTCTGGGCGGGCAACTTCGTCGTCGGCGGGCTGATCGCCGACTCCGTCTCCCCGCTCTTCCTCACCATGGTCCGCTGGGTGCTCGCGACCGTCCCGCTGTTCGTCCTCGCCGCGCTCATCGAGAAGCCGGACTGGCGGGCGGTGTTCGCCGAGTGGCGGCTCCACATCCTGCTCAGCTGCCTCGGGCTCACCGGCTATGCGCTCTTCACCTATCTGGCGCTCGCGCACACGTCCCCAGTATCGGCCTCGCTGCTGAATTCGGTGGGACCGGCACTCATCGCGGTCGTCGCAGTCCTCCTCGCCCGGGAGCGGCTGAGCAGGACGGCGGTGCTCGGGCTCGCACTCTCCCTGATCGGCGCGGTGACCGTGCTCGCCCGCTTCGACGGCGGCGGGATCGGACTCGACCTCGGCGTCGGCACCCTGTTCATGCTCATCGCGGTGAGCGTGTTCGTCGTCTACACCGTGCTCGGCCGGTTCCTGTCCTCCCCGCCGGTGTCGGCCACCGCCGTCCAGGCGCTCATCGCCTCGGCGGTGCTCGTGCCGACGACCCTGGTGCTCGGTGCACCCGGCCCGGCGGACGGGATGACCTGGCTCGGGATCGCCTTCATCGGGATCTTCCCGTCCGCGCTGTCGTACCTCATGTGGAACCTCGCGGTGCGCGGGATCGGGGCGGCGCGCGCCGGGGTCTACCTCAACCTCGTGCCGTTCTTCACCGCGATCATCGGCCTCGTCATCGGCGACCCGATCACGTGGATCCAGGTGCTCGGCGGGGTGCTCATCGTCGCAGGCGTTGTCCTCACCTCGCGTCGGCCCGGGGCCGCGCACCGAACGCCGCCGGTGCCGGCCCGCTCCCCCGACTGAGGCACCGATGCGCGGAGGGCGGCCGATCTGCGTCCCGGCGAACCCGGATCATCGCGGATCGAGCACCCGGCGCGGTGCGCCGGACCTGCCGGGCGGCGTCAGTCGTCCCAGGCGGCGAGATCGAGGACGAGGCGCCCGCGCACGCCGCCCTGCTCGAACCGGGTGTGCGCGGCAGCGGCCTCCTCCGGCGGGTAGACGTCGGCGACGGTCAGCTCGAGCGTGCCGTCCTCGACGGCGGTCCGCAGGTCCTCGAGCATCGCGCGCGAGCCGTACTCGGTGACGACCGCGGTCCGGCGGAACCGGATGTCGCGCTCGCCGGTGCCCTTCCAGAACCGCACCGCCGCATAGGCGCCGCCGTCGCGCACGGCCGGCACCGCCTTCTCGTCCATCACCGCGGCGTCGATGAGGCCGTCGACCCCGTCGGGCACGAGCGCGCGGATCCTCTCCGCGACGTCGTCCCCGCGCTCGACCACATGGTCCGGTCCGGCCGATTCGACGAGGGCGCGGTCCTCCTCCGAGGAGTCCGCGATGACGGTGAGGCCTGCGCGCTTCGCGAGGCGCACGGAGTACTGCCCGAGGGTGCCGGCGGCACCGGTGACGGCGAGGGTCTGTCCGGGCGCGAGGTCGAGCTTGGCGAGCGCCTGGAGCGCGGTGAGGCCGTTCATCGGCAGGGTCGCCGCCTGCTGGAGGCTCACCCCCGCCGGGATCCGGGCGACCGCATCGTCTGCGGCGACGAGGTACTGGGCGTAGGCGCCGCCGTGCTCGCTCACCGGGACCGCCATCGCCATGACCTCGTCCCCGACCTGCCAGGAGCTGCCCTCCCCCACGGCGTCGACGATGCCGGCGGCATCCATCCCGGGGACATAGGGCGACTTCAGGCTCGACACGTCCTGGACGCCCGAGCGGAACGTCGTGTCGGTGGGATTCACCGCCGCCGCGTGGACGCGGATGCGGACCTCACCGGGACCCGGCTGCGGCTGGGGGACCTCGTGGACGGCGAGGGCCTCGGGCCCTCCGAACTCTTCTACTCCGATGACCTTCATGCTTCGCCCAACCCCGCCGGAGCGGCATCCATTCCCGCTCTCGTGAGGCGTATCACATGTCAGGATTGACCCGCCGATCGGCGCACACCAGACTGGACGGTCAGAGACAACCGCGTCGAGGAGGGACGAGCAATGGTGCATCGGGTATGGAACGGGCAGGCGCACATGCCCTCGGTCATGGATTCCCAGATCGAGATCGTCAGGGGCGAGGGCGCCTATGTCTGGGATTCCCAGGGGAAGAAGTACTTCGACGGCTCGGCCAGCCTGTGGCACGCGAACATCGGCCACGGCCGGAAGGAGCTGGCCGAGGCCGCGCACCGGCAGATGCTCGAGCTCGAGACCTACCACACGTTCGGACGCTTCATCAACGAGCCGGCGCGCACCCTGGCCGACCGGCTCGCGGCGATGTCCCCGATCGAGAACCCCAAGGTCATCTTCAACTCCGGCGGCTCCGATGCCATCGACGTCGCGTGCAAGCTCGCGCGGCGGTACTGGCAGGCGGTCGGCCACACCGAGCGCACGGTCATCGTCTCGCGCGACACCTCGTACCACGGGCTCCACGCCTTCGGCACGGCGATCGCCGGACTCGAGCCCAACCGCGAGGGCTACGGCACGGAATCGCTCGTGCCCGACACCGCGCGCGTGTCGGCGAACGATCCGGCGAAGCTCGAGGAGCAGATCCTCGCGCTCGGCCCGGAGCGCATCGCGGCGTTCGTCGCGGAGCCGGTGATCGGCGCCGGCGGCGTCATCGGTCCGGCCGACGGCTACTTCGAGACGGTGCAGCGCCTGGCGAAGGAGCACGGATTCCTCTTCATCGCCGACGAGGTCATCACCGGATTCGGCCGCACCGGGAAGATGTTCGCCTCCGAGCGCTACTCCCTCGATCCCGACATCCACACCATGGCCAAGGGCCTCACCTCCGGCTACGCCCCGCTGGGCGGCATCCAGATCGCCGAGCGGGTGTGGGAGCCGTTCTTCACCGGCGGCAAGGACGCCCCGGCCTTCCGCCACGGCGTGACGTACTCCGGCCACGCCACGGCCTGCGCCGTCGCGCATGCGAACCTCGACGTGCTCGAGCGGGAGGACCTCGTCGAGCGCGCCGGCAAGCTCGAGGACGTCCTCGCTGACGAGCTCGACGCGCTCCGCGACGTCGACGGGATCGTCGAGGTGCGCTCGCGCGCCGGGTTCCTCGGCGCCGTCGCCTTCGCCGAGGGCATCGTCAACGAGACGATCGTGCGCCGGGTCGAGGACCGCGGAGTGATCCTCCGCGCACTGCCGGGCAACGCCCTGCAGATCTCCCCGCCGTTCGTCGCCGAGCCCGAGGACCTCGCGCACACCGCGACGGCGATCCGCGAGGCCGTCGAGGAGGGCTGAGCCTACTCGAACATCCGGCGCGGATTCGCCGCGAGCATCGTGTCGATATCCGCGTCGGACACCCCGCGCTCCCGCAGCGCGGGGAGCACGTCCTCGCTGATGTGCCGGTAGTTCCACTTCGGCACCGCCTGCGCCTTGGCCTCGGGGTCGAACCAGTCGATGAAGCACGCGGCGTCGTGGGCGAGCACGACCCGGTCGGCGTACCCGCGGCGGACGAGCTCGGCGACGGTGTCGACCCGCTGCTCGAACGGCAGCAGCACATCGAGGCCGAACCGGTCCATGCCGAGCAGCGAACCCGCGTCCGCGAGGCGCATGAGGTAGTCGAGGTCCGTCGAGTCCCCGGAGTGGCCGATGACGACCTTCGTCAGGTCCGCGCCCGTCTCCGCGAGCACGCGCTGGGCGACGAGTCCGGACTCCGTGTGCGGATTCGTGTGGACGGTGATCGGCGCCCCCGTCCGGACCGACGCCTCGCCGACCGCGCGCATGACGCGCTCGACGCCCGGGGTCAGGCCCTGCTCCTCGATCGCGCACTTGAGGAATGCCGCGCGCACCCCGGTGTCGGCGATGCCCTCGGTGAGGTCGCGGACGAAGAGCTCGACGAGCGGCTCGGGGACGTCGAACATCAGGCCCGGGCCGGTGTAGTGGAACTGGAACGGGATCTCGTTGTACGTGTAGAGGCCGGTGGCCACGACGATCTGCAGATCGGTCCCCTCGGCGACCCGCTGGATGCGCGGGATGTAGCGGCCCAGCCCGAGCACCGTGGGGTCGAGGATCGTGTCGATCCCGAGCTCCTTGAGCCCCTGCAGCTCCTGCTGCGCCCGCACGACCTGCGCCTCCTCGTCCCACGCTTCGTAGTTGACCCGGTACTCCTCGCCGAGCACGAAGACGTGCTCGTGGACGAGCGTCCGCCCGAGGTCAGCGCTGTCGATCGGTCCCGTCGCCGTCTGCACCTGTGCCATGCCGTCTCCTCGTCGAGATCGCGCGGCAGCCGCTCCGGCGCCGCTGGTGATTCACATCACATCACGGATGGGCGTCGCGTTCCAGGTCCGTGGCACCGTCCCCGCGTCAGGAGCCCTGCTGAGCGGCGAGCGCGGATTCGAGTCGGGCGCGGTCCTCGGCGGGAGGGGCCGCGCTCTTCCGGGTCTCGCGGTCCCAGAACACGACGACGGCGGCAGAGCGCGCCACCACTGTGCCATCGGGGGTGCGCATGGTCTCCGCGGTGCGCAGGCTCGTGTTCCCCAGGTGCTCGATCGCACAGTCGACGGCCACCGACTCCGCGTCCGCGGTGAGCTCGGAGACGTAGTCGATCTCGAGGCGGGCGATGAGGTGGCTGTCGGCGCACGTCAGACCGAGCCCGCTGCGCAGCCAGCGCGAGCGCGCCTCGTCGAGGAGGGTGAGGTACGTGCCGTGGTAGACGTGGCCGTTGGTGTCGAGGTCGCGCCACCGCAGCGGCACGTCGATCGGATTCATCCCGAGGGCTCCTTCGCATCATCGTCGGGGTCGGCGCCGAACCCCAGAGGAGAGGCGCCACCGCGCCTCCATCCTCACACGTCCCGCCCGCCGGGGAACGGATGCGCATATCTCTATCTCACTATTTTTGCGCGGTTCCGCCGAGGTCTATATTCACCATCAAGCCCCTTCTATCGGGATCTGTCCGAAACAGAAAGAATCGATCATGCGATCTCGCCGCCTGCTCCCCGCAGTCCTCACCCTCCCCCTCGTCACCCTCGCCGCGTGCAGCGGAGGCGGGACCTCGGCGTCGGGATCCGACACCCCGGTCGCAGTCGCCACCACGAGCGTGCTCGGCAGCGTGCTCGGCCAGATCACCGAGTGCGCGGGGACCGCATCGTCGTCCCTCATGGGCCCGGGCGACGATCCGCACACCTTCCAGCCGTCGTCCGCGCAGATGGCCGAGCTCGCCGGGGCCGAGCTCGTCGTCGCCAACGGCCTCGACCTCGAGGGCGGTCTCGAGTCCGCCCTCGCGAACGCGGAGCAGGACGGCGCGACGGTGCTCGAGGTCGCGCCCGAGGTCGACCCGCTCCCCTGGGGCGCCGCCGCGGACGACCACGACGGCCACGATCATGCCGACGACGCCGGCACGGACGATCACGGCGACGAGGAGTACGACCACGGCGACGAGCCGACCTCGGGGAGCGGAACCTCCGGGGCCCCCGCCGACGACCACGACGGGCACGACCACGGGACCGACGAGCACGACCACGCCCACGACGAGGACACGGCGCAGCCCGGCGGCGCCGTCGACCCGCACGCGGGGCACGACCACGGCGACGAGGACCCGCACTTCTGGATGGACGTGAGCCGGATGGCCGCGGCGGCGCACGTCATCGGCGACGCGCTCGCCGAGCAGACGGGCGACGACGCCTACGGAGACTGCGGTGCGCAGATCGAGCAGGAGCTCACCGACACCGACGCCGAGGTCCGCGAGCTCCTCGCCGGCATCCCGGAGGAGAAGCGGGTGCTCATCACCGACCACGAGGCGTTCGGCTACTTCGCCGACGCCTACGACTTCGAGATCGCCGGGGTCGTGGTCCCCGGCGGTTCGACCGATGCCGAACCCTCTTCCGCCGAGCTCGCCGAGCTCACCGCGGTCATCGATGAGACCGGGGTTCCGGTGATCTTCTCCAACACCGCGGTCTCGACCTCGCTCGTCGACGCCGTGGCCGCCGAGGCCGGCACCGCGGTCGAGGTCGTCGAGCTCCACGTGGGCAGCGTGGGACCGGAGGATTCCGAGGCGGGCACATATCAGGGCATGATGGTCGAGAACGCCCGGGCGGTCGCCGAGGCCCTCGGCTGACACCGCCCGCTCCCACCGCATCCCGCCGCACGCCGGCGACCCGAGCCCCGAGGACGACGACCGCATGGAATGGTTCACCGAGCCCTTCGCGCTGGGCTTCCAGCAGCGCGCCCTCCTGGGCGGTCTGATCTCCGCGATCATGGCCTCCGTCGTCGGGGTGTGGCTGGTGCTGCGCGGCATGAGCTTCTTCGGCGATGCGTTCGCCCACGGCATCCTGCCCGGCATCGCCGTGGCGATGCTCCTCGACGTCTCCCCCGCCCTCGGCGCCGCGGCGGCGGTCGTCGGCATGGTCGCGCTCGTCGAGTGGATCCACCGCGCGACGCCGCTCCACGAGGACACCGGGATCGGGCTGCTGTTCGTCGCGATGATGGCGCTCGGCGTGGTCATCATCTCGACGATGGACTCCTACACCGGGGATCTCACCGGCATCCTGTTCGGCGACGCGCTCGGCATCACGCCCGAGGTGCTCCGCGGGATGATCGCCCCCGCGGTGATCGTGCTCATCGCCTCCGCCGTGCTCTACCGGCCCCTCCTCGCGCTCGCCTTCTCCCAGAGCAAGGCCCGCTCCCTCGGTCTGCGGCCGAAGCTCATCCACGCGCTCCTCCTCGTGCTCATCGCGGCCGCCGTCATCGTTGGCTTCCGGTCCGTGGGCACCATGCTCGTGTTCGGCCTGCTCGTCGGCCCGCCGGCGACCGCCTCCCTGCTGTCGCGCACGGTCCCGCAGATGTTCGCGTGGTCCATCGGCATCGCGGTGTTCGCCGTGTGGTCCGGGCTGCTCCTGAGCTTCCACCTCGGAACCGCGGGCTCGGCGACGATGGCGCTCGTCCCGATCGTGCTGTTCTTCCTCACCCTGAGCGGGCGACAGATCGTCCTCGCCGTCCGTCACCGCGGGGTCGGCGACGCGGATCCGGACGCTCCCGCGCCGGCGCCCGGCGCCCCGGCGAACGGCACGACCTCCTCCGCGCTCGATCCTGCAGACGCTCCCGAGGGCCGCTCCCCCGGGACCTCCGTCCTCGGCCCGCACGTCCCGGATCACCGACTGCCGGCGGCCGGGACGGACGAGGCGGCCGGGGACGGCGCGACCGCGCTCGGCCACGGCGCTGGCGACCCCCACGTGCACACGGCGTTCGAGGACGCCGACCACGTCATCACCCCGGCCGAGGTGCCGCTCGCCGAGGCGGACGACATCGTCCTCGCCTACGGCCAGCACGTGGCGACCACCCGCTCGACCTTCGCGCTCCGGCAGGGGCACGTGGTCGCGATCATCGGACCCAACGGCTCGGGCAAGTCGACGCTCCTCCACGCGATCGCCGGCCTCATGGCACCCCGGTCCGGGCGCCTGCGGGTGCTCGGCGCGAAGCCTGCGAACGGCTGGAGGAAGGTCGCCTACGTCATGCAGGCCGTCGAGGTGCCGGCCGGGATCCCGCTCACCGTCCGCGAGGTCGTCGCGATGGGCCGCTACTCGACCCTCGGCTGGTTCCGGCCGTTCCGGCGCCACGACCGGCAGCGCGTGCGGTGGGCGATGGACGAGCTCGCGATCACCGACCTCGCCCACCGGCATCTCTCCGAGCTCTCCGGCGGTCAGCGCCAGCGGGTGTACGTCGCCCAGGCGCTCGCGCAGGACCACATCGCACTCCTCCTCGACGAGCCGCTCACCGGGCTCGACCTCGTCTCCGCGCGGACCATCGACCGGATCATCCATGCCGAGCAGGAGCACGGCCACTCGGTCGTCATGACGACCCACGACCTCGAGGAGGCGCGCGCGGCCGACCACGTGCTGCTGACCTCGGGCCGGGTGCTCGCCTCGGGTCCGCCCGAGCGGGCGCTCACCCGGCGCAACCTCGAGATCGCCTACGGGCTCGGCGCGCTCCATCGCGAGTCGGACGATCACGACGGCGAACTGCCCGAGGTGCTCCCCGACCCCGTCCACGGCTCACACGACGACCCGAGCGATCCCTCGCCGCGGTGATCCGTCGCGGCGGCGCGGAAGCCCGTCTCGTCCGGGCAGGGTGACCTGCCGCCGGAATGGATGCCGCCGCCGGTCGCTCGCTAGGCTCGACGACTATGACGACATCGCCCTCCGCCTCGCCTGTCCGGACCCCGGTGGGGGTACATCGGAGTGGTCGTCCTCCTCATCGCCGGCGGCACCGTGCTCGGAATGATCCCCGGCACCCGC
This window harbors:
- a CDS encoding SCO6745 family protein, giving the protein MVDAHRRELIRRLTKRLESVHSATYFARPVAEAIAGTGVTHPSAIYFAGRAAPLGRVPASVVAATFYSFNPAAIRKFVPDCWDAAAPETVHAARLSGVETFLAESFGPDAGGGHSAELPALARHLVDSLQPVLGALLPDGRTLFAAHQEALAAGVPTADPGLQPLMDLWVAATLLREYRGDGHIGALLTHDLSGLEAVVLHCLTGTSFRPSAARKSRGWSDEEWDGAVTSLRERGLVTGAGDDAQITERAAALREDIEQATDDSVTLSWSALSDEALSELDGQAKDFAKILVAQGAFPQKLFSAGSGLTERR
- a CDS encoding glycosyltransferase family 2 protein, producing MTVLPPRTRTGFPAAPSTQAGPADLEIPLGRRSRLYRAFEILPGVVSIAAIVLVFVVPFISPRAGAVYVLCVVGVMFLRAIRGSVDLARGYGRFRTSARVDWAARLRDIACALEGRRVPASPPHAFRADRHRALLTQVAEHPGRYPHPTSLVHAVVVAAYNESYSVIAPTLRTLAWSTTPGSQMWIVFAYEERGGAEMERTAQRLRAEFGHRFAAFELVRHPRDLPGEIAGKGANITYAGQHLQALAVRRGVAAESVLVTTLDCDNKPYESYFDYVAYEYITCLERKRRSFQPISLYLSNIWDAPAVTRVIASANCFWNLTCTVRPFALRNFASHTQPLDALIEMGFWSTRTIVEDGHQFWRSYFHFEGDYSVVPIHVPIYQDAVMAGGLRDTMVAQFRQLSRWSYGASDVAYVAAGVFGAQRRVPLLRSTLHFLTLLEGHVTLACVSVIIALGGWTPFLIMHRTGGADALVSQMPFLVGLIQQIAMISLLISLVVFWNLLPPRPVRYGRGRSFAMLAQWLLYPATILGYNATTALYSQTRLLLGRYRERFEVTEKVAGAGGGISRDGSVRLGTVGLCAMPDTISSSSSPTRSGRATSSSAG
- a CDS encoding DMT family transporter, translated to MRDARYHLFLVLANAFWAGNFVVGGLIADSVSPLFLTMVRWVLATVPLFVLAALIEKPDWRAVFAEWRLHILLSCLGLTGYALFTYLALAHTSPVSASLLNSVGPALIAVVAVLLARERLSRTAVLGLALSLIGAVTVLARFDGGGIGLDLGVGTLFMLIAVSVFVVYTVLGRFLSSPPVSATAVQALIASAVLVPTTLVLGAPGPADGMTWLGIAFIGIFPSALSYLMWNLAVRGIGAARAGVYLNLVPFFTAIIGLVIGDPITWIQVLGGVLIVAGVVLTSRRPGAAHRTPPVPARSPD
- a CDS encoding NADP-dependent oxidoreductase gives rise to the protein MKVIGVEEFGGPEALAVHEVPQPQPGPGEVRIRVHAAAVNPTDTTFRSGVQDVSSLKSPYVPGMDAAGIVDAVGEGSSWQVGDEVMAMAVPVSEHGGAYAQYLVAADDAVARIPAGVSLQQAATLPMNGLTALQALAKLDLAPGQTLAVTGAAGTLGQYSVRLAKRAGLTVIADSSEEDRALVESAGPDHVVERGDDVAERIRALVPDGVDGLIDAAVMDEKAVPAVRDGGAYAAVRFWKGTGERDIRFRRTAVVTEYGSRAMLEDLRTAVEDGTLELTVADVYPPEEAAAAHTRFEQGGVRGRLVLDLAAWDD
- a CDS encoding aspartate aminotransferase family protein; this encodes MVHRVWNGQAHMPSVMDSQIEIVRGEGAYVWDSQGKKYFDGSASLWHANIGHGRKELAEAAHRQMLELETYHTFGRFINEPARTLADRLAAMSPIENPKVIFNSGGSDAIDVACKLARRYWQAVGHTERTVIVSRDTSYHGLHAFGTAIAGLEPNREGYGTESLVPDTARVSANDPAKLEEQILALGPERIAAFVAEPVIGAGGVIGPADGYFETVQRLAKEHGFLFIADEVITGFGRTGKMFASERYSLDPDIHTMAKGLTSGYAPLGGIQIAERVWEPFFTGGKDAPAFRHGVTYSGHATACAVAHANLDVLEREDLVERAGKLEDVLADELDALRDVDGIVEVRSRAGFLGAVAFAEGIVNETIVRRVEDRGVILRALPGNALQISPPFVAEPEDLAHTATAIREAVEEG
- a CDS encoding phosphotriesterase family protein, which produces MAQVQTATGPIDSADLGRTLVHEHVFVLGEEYRVNYEAWDEEAQVVRAQQELQGLKELGIDTILDPTVLGLGRYIPRIQRVAEGTDLQIVVATGLYTYNEIPFQFHYTGPGLMFDVPEPLVELFVRDLTEGIADTGVRAAFLKCAIEEQGLTPGVERVMRAVGEASVRTGAPITVHTNPHTESGLVAQRVLAETGADLTKVVIGHSGDSTDLDYLMRLADAGSLLGMDRFGLDVLLPFEQRVDTVAELVRRGYADRVVLAHDAACFIDWFDPEAKAQAVPKWNYRHISEDVLPALRERGVSDADIDTMLAANPRRMFE
- a CDS encoding acyl-CoA thioesterase yields the protein MNPIDVPLRWRDLDTNGHVYHGTYLTLLDEARSRWLRSGLGLTCADSHLIARLEIDYVSELTADAESVAVDCAIEHLGNTSLRTAETMRTPDGTVVARSAAVVVFWDRETRKSAAPPAEDRARLESALAAQQGS
- a CDS encoding metal ABC transporter substrate-binding protein, coding for MRSRRLLPAVLTLPLVTLAACSGGGTSASGSDTPVAVATTSVLGSVLGQITECAGTASSSLMGPGDDPHTFQPSSAQMAELAGAELVVANGLDLEGGLESALANAEQDGATVLEVAPEVDPLPWGAAADDHDGHDHADDAGTDDHGDEEYDHGDEPTSGSGTSGAPADDHDGHDHGTDEHDHAHDEDTAQPGGAVDPHAGHDHGDEDPHFWMDVSRMAAAAHVIGDALAEQTGDDAYGDCGAQIEQELTDTDAEVRELLAGIPEEKRVLITDHEAFGYFADAYDFEIAGVVVPGGSTDAEPSSAELAELTAVIDETGVPVIFSNTAVSTSLVDAVAAEAGTAVEVVELHVGSVGPEDSEAGTYQGMMVENARAVAEALG
- a CDS encoding metal ABC transporter permease — encoded protein: MEWFTEPFALGFQQRALLGGLISAIMASVVGVWLVLRGMSFFGDAFAHGILPGIAVAMLLDVSPALGAAAAVVGMVALVEWIHRATPLHEDTGIGLLFVAMMALGVVIISTMDSYTGDLTGILFGDALGITPEVLRGMIAPAVIVLIASAVLYRPLLALAFSQSKARSLGLRPKLIHALLLVLIAAAVIVGFRSVGTMLVFGLLVGPPATASLLSRTVPQMFAWSIGIAVFAVWSGLLLSFHLGTAGSATMALVPIVLFFLTLSGRQIVLAVRHRGVGDADPDAPAPAPGAPANGTTSSALDPADAPEGRSPGTSVLGPHVPDHRLPAAGTDEAAGDGATALGHGAGDPHVHTAFEDADHVITPAEVPLAEADDIVLAYGQHVATTRSTFALRQGHVVAIIGPNGSGKSTLLHAIAGLMAPRSGRLRVLGAKPANGWRKVAYVMQAVEVPAGIPLTVREVVAMGRYSTLGWFRPFRRHDRQRVRWAMDELAITDLAHRHLSELSGGQRQRVYVAQALAQDHIALLLDEPLTGLDLVSARTIDRIIHAEQEHGHSVVMTTHDLEEARAADHVLLTSGRVLASGPPERALTRRNLEIAYGLGALHRESDDHDGELPEVLPDPVHGSHDDPSDPSPR